ACCGCAGGCCAGAATCTCGCGTTGTTTTCGCAGATCCTCACCGTGGAAAATATCGGCCACACTTTCTTCGTATAAATTACCGACACTGAATTCCGGAAAAAATTTGCATGGATTGACCTTACCGTCTGGCATCACGTCCATCCGGTTCGAGATCGAGAAACACTTGGTCCGATTCATGGCTGGCTTTTCGCTACCTCGAATAAAACCTTCTACCTCTTCGGGCTCCAGCGCAGGCTGATAGCGGATACGTACATTCCACACTCGTGAATTAACTCGTTTAAATTCCTCGATTAATGTGTCAAAACGGTCAGGTGAGATGTGAAACGTGAAAGAGTGCCAGCTATTCTTGTGGTCACTCGCAAAGCGGGAGGCAAGGTGCGGAAAGTGCGCATCAAAGTAGGTGTCCATTTTTTCCGCCGTATCGGAAGGGATGTACCATGGGAAGCAGAAGTACACGGAATCAACGCCCAGCTCTTCAAAGAATTCCATCAAGCTATACAGCTGATCGACCATCTGGTCATTTACTGTCAGGGCTACGGACACTTTGCCTTTGTACAAGCCCTGCTTTTGCAGATCCAACAGCAGCTGTATGGCGTGAATCACTTTTTTGAAAGTGCCTTTACCCCGAATCGCGTCATTCTCCTTCTCGAATCCTTCCAGGCTGACCAGCATGACTAAATTTTTAGACATTTTCAAAATGGAATCCAGCTTTTGTTCAATGAGAATCGCGTTTGTGCAAATGGTCGTATGCCGGTCTTCCTTAGCCAGCAGTTCTGCCAGTTCATCGAACTTAGAGTAAAATAGCGGTTCTCCGCCCCACAGGAACACACGTGATTTGCGTTCTCTCGTTTCGGCGAGCAGTTTCTCCACGACGGGAATCTCGATTTCGTCTCTCTTCACTTCACTGGCAAAGCCGTGATGGAAGCCATCTGGATTCCATTCAAAGCAATGCTTGCAGCGCAGGTTACAGCCGTTATTAAGCTTGATTCCGATCTCATAAGGCACGGGTGCGGCATACGTCGGGTCCTCCCGGCGTTTCCTTCCCGTTTCCGCGAGTGGAACGAGGGTTCTTTTCATATTTTGAAATGTCAGCTTATCAAACGTAACTGCTGTTTTCGGCTGCATGCGTTTTCCTCCCCAAATGATTGATTTTTGATCGCTGCTCCAGTAAACGTTCGTACATTTCTTCGAGATGTTGTTCCGAGTAATCTAGGGCTTTCCATTCCGCAAATCGGATACCGAAACCACAGGATTCCCAATACTTTGAATTCTGAAGCTCATGGTCACCAAACGGCTCTAACATGACAAAAGGTATTCCGTAGGACAACGAATCGTTCAGTGTCGCTCCTCCGGGCTTGCTGATAATGGCAGCGCAATTTCGCATCAGATCCGTGTAAGCAGAGTAATCACGGAGCGGAATTTCCCGAAGAATGCCCTCTTCACGAACATATCGGTTCATTGGTGGAAACGAATGCCGCCCCTGGGCATCCCGACTCCACGGATTCCATGAAACCTCTGTTCCGAAGTAGCGTGTGCTCCCATCGTCCTCCTCCACCTCGGAAGGATCGTAGACGATCACATCCAGCAGGTAACCAAATTGACGAAGCTCTGCAATCGTTGACGCGTATGTTCCTATCCCCCAGCCGCCGCCATGGATCAGAATGCGCCTGTCACGCTGTGCATAAGCCAGGAGCTCCTTTTCATCTGAGGCAATATAGAAGTCTGGAGACAACCTTGAAGGCTCGTAAAGCCAAACGTTCTCGTAGTCCGGATACAAGGACTTGTGTACCTTAAACGATGGCGTATCGCACACGTCCAAGCGGATCAGTTGAATATCCAAAGGCGTGTGCGCAATGGCTTTGTACCTCTCCAGGATCGGAAGCCAAAAACCGGTAAACACAGCAAAATGAGATACCCCATCACGTATCCAGGAGTCCAACAGGAACTGGACTTCCGCTTCATTCAGGGAAGAGTCTACAGGCTTGGCCAGTTTATGCCCCATAAGGGCAACGGAGAAATCGGCATGAAATGCTTTTTTGGTGGAATTAATCTTGCACCTGATTTCTTCATGATACAGGTTCTCCAGAACGTGAACGTCCGTTCTAACACCTCTATCTTGCAGGTACGTGTTTAGATGCATAGCCGGAATGTATGCACCAAGCGAATTGCCCGACGCAAGCAGGGTAACCGAAGATGAATTCATGCGCAGCCTCCGCATTCCAGAATTAGTTGTACACTTTAATGGACAAGTCAGCGAGTACCTGCCTCAGACTTATGATCAGTTCATTACGATGTTCGTCATCACGGCCCACGACCGAGATATACAATCGTCCCTTCGGCATACCCCGATGGCTCTGGATTCCCTCGGATATAAGCCGAGAGGTCAGAATATCATTCACCATTACGGTGTTAGATGAAATAGGCATAATTCCGTACTCACCTTGCCCTTTGAATAGAAGACCGGATACATGCAAAGCGTCCAGCAAACTTCCAAACGTAAAGCCTTCAGGTAGACCGAGAGACAGAAAGGTAAGCAGGCCGCTATGGCCGTACGTTTCCCAGCCTTTATCGAGATATGCATTAATGAGACCCATGGACTTGCGTGCGTTAATCTCGACAATGGGTACGATATCGCCGCCCTCCAAAATCATGGAGTCGAAACACACGAAGCCGTGGTATCCATCCTCGAATAATACCCGAAGTGCCTTTTCCATCGTGTCAAAATAACCTGCGTGCTCCAGCAGAAGGAGCAAAGCCTCATCTGCTCTAATAGACCCGCCGTAATTCTGCTGCTGATTCAGCATACGCTGAACCGAAAGGAAATCCCTCTCACCGCTCTTATGAATGAACCAATGTGAGCTGAAATCGATCTCTTTTCTCAGCAGTGGTTCCAACAGGAATTGCGAGCGCAATCCTCTTCTCTCCTGCTTATCCAGATGCTCTGCTATCCTTCGCTGCATGGCTTCATTTTCAATGAGCATATTGCCCTTGCCGGAAACACCGAATGGATCTTTCAGCAAATACGCCCCTCTCTTCAGTAACGTATTTCCGACAGCCTGTACTTCTACTACATTGTTCACTTCTGTGCCATAACACTCTTCCCCGATCCTGGTCAGCAGTCGGTTGGAGTAAAATTTGGAATTTACATACTTAACCGTCTCAAGGTTGGGCAAAGACCCCAACGACCCTTCGGCACGCAGGTACTCCTCCGTATCAGCCGTAATGGCATAAGGAGAGAGCTGTTTTACGTTGTGGGTCAACATCGCTTCACGCTGTTGATCGTCTGAAGCAAGACTGAACATGCACTGCTTAAAAACGTCCGGTTCGGGTAAGGAACTCTGTTCATCGTTCAAATCAAAGTGGTAACGGCTATGAAAGGAAAAACCTAACCCGTTCAGATACTCGTACAGCTTTGGATCAATTTTGCAGCGGGTGTAGAGGATATCATTAGGCCCACAAAATGGAAATAACAGCTCGTCCATACACAGGACAATGGATTCCCTGTCCTTATCAGGCATAGCAGGTAGCTTGGATAAGTCCGGATCCCTCCACCGCGTTTCGGGATCAAACGTCCCCATAACGATCGTTGGAATTACCCCGGCCTCACTTCTGGACATCTTCGTACAATGATTGCTCTTGAGACTGGCAGCTTTTCAGAAAGGTTATAAATGTGTCGATCGATTGGAGATGCTCGTAATCGAATTCGTCATAGTCAATGATTACGTTTAACTGATCCTCGACTTTGAGCATAAACTGGATCATTTGCAGAGAATCGAGACCAATATCGTTATTCAGTTCCGTTGCTGGGGATAGGGATTGGCGTAGTTCCGGTTGGTCTTCTTTGATAGCGCACAAAATATCTACAATTTTATCGTACATGACTACACTCCTTTAAAGTGAACATTGTGTGAGGTACAACCGAAATTATTACGCTTACATATGCATTCAAATCAAACCTAAATTCGGTTTTGATTTCTCCTCCCTCTTCCAAAGTTACAATTATTATCTTTATAATGACATTTTATGTCAAGGGATAAAAACCTATGATATTCTACTCATAACAGGGCTTCTACCAACTAAAAAATCGCTAAATATAAGGGTTTTCCCGGGTCTGCCCTCCTCATTTCGTTTTAGACGATTTTCTCCCTTTGATAAGATCAAGACAAATTGTTAAAATTTATGTACTAACGTTAGAACCCATCCATTTAATAGAAAATGAGGCGAGAACATGATTGAAATTACGATTGAACTGGTTCGTCAATTAGTCGATAGTCAATTTCCGAAATGGAGAGGCTTAACGATAACACCCGTAGAAAAAAGCGGGCACGATAACCGCACCTATCGATTGGGAGACGAAATGACAATTCGTTTACCCAGTCATGAACGTTACGCCTCTGCTGTAGAAAAAGAACTGACGTGGCTTCCAGTTTTCAAGCCTCTTCTGTCCTTGCCCATTCCAGCTCCCATTGCAAAAGGTGAACCTTCGGACGACTATCCCCTTCCCTGGTCGATCAACCAATGGATCGCAGGCGAGACCGTCACGCATACCAACGTAATCGACCTAAGCGTTTTTGCAGAAGACCTCGCTAAATTTCTGAGAGAACTCGAAGCCATTGATGCTAGTTACGGCATACCCGCAGGCATTCAAAATTTTCATCGCGGCGGGAACTTAGCGGTTTACGATACAGATACAAGGACTGTCATTGGAAAGGTATCCGGCGAATACGATCCAAAGCTTATGACTGAAATATGGGAGCTTGCCCTGGCAACGAAATATCAAGCGGCACCGTTATGGCTCCATGGTGATGTTGCGGTAGGTAATCTGCTCGTGCAAGATGGACGACTATGCGGAGTCATTGATTTTGGAACTATGGGCGCGGGCGATCCTTCTAGTGATCTTGTGATGGCATGGAACTTTTTTGATGATGTAAGTCGTGATATATTCTTAAGCTCCATGAATGTTGACCAAGATACGGTTAATCGTGCCCGTGGCTGGGCTTTGTGGAAAGCACTCATCTCCTACCATTGGAATGAACCAGGCTCGGAAGCCTCGAATTGGGGAAAGCATGTCATAAATGTCATTATTCGTGACTATAAATCGCTCTAAACATATGAGCCAACCAAAACCCTATGCAGGGCGCACAGCCTCGCGTAGGGATTTCTTTCTGCTTATCCGTAGATTTGTTTTGCATTTTATTTTAGCCATGCCATTTATCCTCGAAATCATCTGGCAATATTAATTGCAAATCAGTGTTGACATGAAGCCGAGGATAAGGAAGTTCGTTATAACGAGCTGGTGAGATGGTGTAATGGAGATGCAGGTATGTACAGGGGAGCGTAAATTGATTTTTCTATTGTGAATTTTTCATATGTTGAAATAATAATATAGTGTACGAAGACAGGTGCAGGTGAGTTAACGTTTTAAGCTACACGATTAAATTTCCCCTTAATTCTTGGATGGAAATCTGGCGAAAGCACCCCTCCCTATGGAGATAGCCAGTTCGCTTTTATTGTTGTGAATTTTTCATATAATGAAAATATAAGGTTGTTGCGAATAAAAAAAGCCGCCTTTGAGGCGACTTTAGGATAATCACGCTATTTTTATAGCTGAAAGAATTAAGTTCGTCCAGTCCAGTCAGCTCCCGCAATTTCTTTCCAACGTTCTCTAATCTCGTCATATAACTCCTTACTCAGAGCTCCCTTGGCGACAAGATCGGCATTTTGCTGCCAACGGTTAGGTTTTGCTGTACCCACAATCGCCGTGTCTACCCCTTCTGTACTGAGCGTAAAACGTAATGCGGTTTCAACGGCTGCTTGTGCATCTTCGCCCAGAAAACCATACCCAAGTTCGCTCAAGCGTTTCCAATATACAAAGGCATATGCTTCTTCCGGAAGCGAGTCATACGTCCATGCCGCATTGGCAATGGGGCGTTTGGCAATAACACCCATATTTCTCTTTTTCGCTTCAGGCAACGTCAGATCGATGGCTTCCTGATCGGCTATGTTCAGCGAGGTTTCCAAGCTGTCGAACACGCCTGTCTGAATCGCATAAAGAGCATCCGTCGTATCGCCGCTATATCCAATAAATCTTGTTTTCCCAGCTTCCTTGGCTCGTTGCAGCACTTCTATGACTGCTCCTTGCCGAAGTACTTCTTCAGAGCAACTATGAAGGTGAATTACATCAACGTATTCCGTTTTTAGTCTTCTAAGGCTACGGTCAATCGTTTGCTCTAATACTTTGGCGTCCCAATCTGGGCCATCTACCCCAGCGGCATGTCCACATTTGGTAAACAAATAATAATCGTCTCTGCGATGTGATAGCACATCTCCAATTAACTCTTCACTATCCCCATAACATTCAGCCGTGTCAATGACGTTTAACCCTGCATCCAACGCACTGTTTAGCAATGTTTCTACATCTGCTTTGGATACGTTCTTGCCGATCTCCGCCCCACCAAACCCAAGTGTACTTACTTTCATGCCAGTGTTTCCGTAATTACGCAGTTCCATGGATCATTTCCTCCAAGCTTCGTGAATTTGGTTACAGATAATGAAAGTACATATAGTACAAATTAGTCTTCGGTATGTATTACCCTTATGTTGGGTATTACACC
This window of the Paenibacillus marchantiae genome carries:
- a CDS encoding radical SAM protein; this translates as MQPKTAVTFDKLTFQNMKRTLVPLAETGRKRREDPTYAAPVPYEIGIKLNNGCNLRCKHCFEWNPDGFHHGFASEVKRDEIEIPVVEKLLAETRERKSRVFLWGGEPLFYSKFDELAELLAKEDRHTTICTNAILIEQKLDSILKMSKNLVMLVSLEGFEKENDAIRGKGTFKKVIHAIQLLLDLQKQGLYKGKVSVALTVNDQMVDQLYSLMEFFEELGVDSVYFCFPWYIPSDTAEKMDTYFDAHFPHLASRFASDHKNSWHSFTFHISPDRFDTLIEEFKRVNSRVWNVRIRYQPALEPEEVEGFIRGSEKPAMNRTKCFSISNRMDVMPDGKVNPCKFFPEFSVGNLYEESVADIFHGEDLRKQREILACGLTPICSKCVLLYNNGV
- a CDS encoding glycosyltransferase family protein, translating into MNSSSVTLLASGNSLGAYIPAMHLNTYLQDRGVRTDVHVLENLYHEEIRCKINSTKKAFHADFSVALMGHKLAKPVDSSLNEAEVQFLLDSWIRDGVSHFAVFTGFWLPILERYKAIAHTPLDIQLIRLDVCDTPSFKVHKSLYPDYENVWLYEPSRLSPDFYIASDEKELLAYAQRDRRILIHGGGWGIGTYASTIAELRQFGYLLDVIVYDPSEVEEDDGSTRYFGTEVSWNPWSRDAQGRHSFPPMNRYVREEGILREIPLRDYSAYTDLMRNCAAIISKPGGATLNDSLSYGIPFVMLEPFGDHELQNSKYWESCGFGIRFAEWKALDYSEQHLEEMYERLLEQRSKINHLGRKTHAAENSSYV
- a CDS encoding acyl carrier protein: MYDKIVDILCAIKEDQPELRQSLSPATELNNDIGLDSLQMIQFMLKVEDQLNVIIDYDEFDYEHLQSIDTFITFLKSCQSQEQSLYEDVQK
- a CDS encoding aminoglycoside phosphotransferase family protein, translated to MIEITIELVRQLVDSQFPKWRGLTITPVEKSGHDNRTYRLGDEMTIRLPSHERYASAVEKELTWLPVFKPLLSLPIPAPIAKGEPSDDYPLPWSINQWIAGETVTHTNVIDLSVFAEDLAKFLRELEAIDASYGIPAGIQNFHRGGNLAVYDTDTRTVIGKVSGEYDPKLMTEIWELALATKYQAAPLWLHGDVAVGNLLVQDGRLCGVIDFGTMGAGDPSSDLVMAWNFFDDVSRDIFLSSMNVDQDTVNRARGWALWKALISYHWNEPGSEASNWGKHVINVIIRDYKSL
- a CDS encoding aldo/keto reductase produces the protein MELRNYGNTGMKVSTLGFGGAEIGKNVSKADVETLLNSALDAGLNVIDTAECYGDSEELIGDVLSHRRDDYYLFTKCGHAAGVDGPDWDAKVLEQTIDRSLRRLKTEYVDVIHLHSCSEEVLRQGAVIEVLQRAKEAGKTRFIGYSGDTTDALYAIQTGVFDSLETSLNIADQEAIDLTLPEAKKRNMGVIAKRPIANAAWTYDSLPEEAYAFVYWKRLSELGYGFLGEDAQAAVETALRFTLSTEGVDTAIVGTAKPNRWQQNADLVAKGALSKELYDEIRERWKEIAGADWTGRT